One Uloborus diversus isolate 005 chromosome 7, Udiv.v.3.1, whole genome shotgun sequence genomic window, tatcgcttttcaatttCCATTTGACTGTATCAATAATTTCTTGCACCTTTAAAGTTAGAGCCGTTATCAGTATATGTGTCTGAAGGTTTCACTCTTCTCGATATAAATCTTCTGAGGCGCGCTAAGATTGAATCTGTACTTAGTTCGGATACAACTACAAGATGAACTGCTTTTGTCGTGAAGCAAATGAATAAAGCAATGTATGACTTTGTGGTAACCTTGTTCTCTTGAGATTTGGTTTCGTTATTATCGGTCCTGCAAAATCTATATCCGTTTTGAGAAATGGCCTGAAAGGAAGAACGCGATCTTTAGGTAAATCTCCCTTTATTTGGCAcatgattttcttcttcattttgaaGCATGTCAGAGTGTTCCTCCACGAAGAGAGAGTTTGtgataataatcaataattaaatCCGAAAGGTGATTTTTAGGAAGTAGCATTGGCTGTTTTTGATCATTTGACAGATTAGAGTGTTTAATCTGCCGCCAACTCTTAAAATACCGTTTTCGTCAAGAAAAGTATTCAATGATATTAAAGAACTTTTAGCTGGCAAACTCCCTTTAGTTTGAATAGCATGAATTTCCGATTTGAATTCTGAATCTTGGACCAACTTCACAATGCGAGTTGTGGCGTCAAGTAATTCTGATGTCTTAAGTGAACCTACTTTCCGattatttttgtcacattttgCATTATGAATAAATCGTACGCAATAAACAACTACTCTAGTAATTTTACTCAGCAAAGAATAGTTATGAATGAAGTTTAACTCGCCTTCTACTTGATTAGAATAACTTGCCGTTTTTTCTGAAACTTCTGAGATTTTTTCGTTTTCCGAAGCTGATTGATTTTGTGGAGGGATAACTATTGACGAATCTGAAAGCCAAGAAGGACCTTTCCACCATAGTGAATGATTAAGAAGTTTGAAGGCATGAGTCCTCTTGAGGCACAATCGCAAGGGTTCTCCTTGCTTACAACGTGATGCCAAGCATCGACTTTAGTATTAGTATGAATTTGGGATATCCTATTAGAAATGAAGGATTTCTATTTATGAGGTTCAGAATTTATCCAATAAAGCACTATTTGGGAATCCGTCCAAAAGAATGACTCATCTACTTGAATGGCAAGATTTTCAACTACATTCTTGTCGAGTTGGCTTAACATTACAGCTGCACACAGCTCTAAACGAGGAAGCGTTATTGTTTTTAGTGGTGTGACTCTAGTTTTCGCTGCGATTAAACTAACCTTGACTTTCTCATCTTCAAATTCTGATCTCGTGTAATGGACAGCAGCAAAAGTTGtgaatttgaatacattttactGCAGAATTTTGGATGAAGAAATGTCGTggcatttgaatattttcaagCACTGGAAGCTGTGAGGCAAAACTTGTCCATTCTTTAAGGATACTGTCTGGGAGTGGCTCATCCCAATTTGACTTGCATAATCATAATTTCTGCATCATATTTTTAGCTAAAACTGTAGAGGGTGAAATGAAACCGAAGGGATCATAAATTTTAGCAATGGGGCTTGACAATAGTTGCCGCTTTGTGGTGACTTCTTGAGCTGGATTTAAATGGATCGCAAATGTGTCTTTATTTGGATCCCACTGAATGCCAAGCAGTTTCACTGACTGATCTTCGGCAATATTTATAGACTGTTCTGTTCCTTTTAGTTCAGGaggtaattttaaaagaatattatgtTCATTAGATATCTATTTTCGAAGAGTGAATTCACCTTTCTTCATTAGATTAATTAAATCACTCATGAGATTTTCAACTTCTTAAATTGAATTGGCTCTTGTTAATAGATCATCTAAGTAAAAGTCCTTGTCGATCACTTTTGAGGCTTTAGGAAAATTCATCTCTTCATCTTCAGCaagttttttaatagttcttatGGCTAAATACGGTGCGCAAGCAGTTCCGTAAGTAACTGTCTTCAATCTATTGTCTTCAATCTTTTGATCGGGATTTTCTCGCCATATAATTCTCTGAAAATCAGAATCTAAATGTGAGACAAGAATTTGTCGGAACATTTTTTCAATATCAGCCTCAAGAGCTAAGGAGTGTATTCTGAAATTTAATAGAATATAATATAGATCAGTTTGGAGTTTGGGTCCAGCATGCAAAACATCATTTAGCGAGATATTTGTGGATGATTTAACTGATGCGTCGAACACAACTCTTAATTTTGTAGTGCTGCTTTGTTCTCTAATTACTCCGTGGTGTGGCATATAAAAACACTTGCGATCTTCTACTATTATCTCCTCTGTTGACACTAATTCCATGTGGTTTAAGGACAAATATTCCCTCATGAAATTCTTGTATTGATCATACATGCTAGGATTTTGGATTAGTTTCCTTTCCAGCGACAGAAAGCGTCCAACCGCTTGATCTCTCGAGTTTCCGAGACTTGCTTCGTCCTTGAATGGCAGTTTGACTTCATACTTTCCAGTGTCATCTCTAGTTGTAGTTTCTGAGTATAACTTTTCACAGTTTGCGTCTTGAATGCTTAACTTTTCTTTCTGAGGAATAGATTCCTATTCCCAGAATTTCTGAAGAATTTCATTAACTTCTACACTGGAATGGTGACTCAATTTAGTATTTTCTGTATCTTCATATGACTTGGACGATACCTTTCCTGGGAGAATCCAACCTAGCTTTGAATAGCAGTAGGTGTGTCTTTTCCACCACTTATCCTTCGACCTTGaaatatgtcaaaaaatacaTCTGCACCTAATATTATGTCTATGTTTCTGGAGATGTAGAAATCAGGATCTGCTAACTGCAAACTTTCAGTGTGTGACCATTTATGACTAGAAATAAGGAAATTTGGTAATTTCGTGGTAAGTTCTTTAACTACTAGTGCTTTGTAGAAAAGGTTTCTGAATTAAAGCGTGgagtaaagtttaaatttactaaataattGGATTTTCCAGCAACTTGATTACCAGTTCCAATAACTAAGTGATTAGTTGAAAAAGTTTTTAGATTAAATCTATTACATCATTCTTCAGTTATCAATGAGGTTTGAGAACCACAATCGAGTAAAGTTCTACTCAATTGCCAACGTCCTTGAGAATCCTTGATTTTGACTAATGCTGTAGATAGCAGACTATTGCAAGAATTATTCAGACCAGTTAAAGCTAGACTGCTGGACTGAGAATTATTAACTTGAACAGAACCACTTGACTTCTGAATAGAATTATCGACTAAACGTTCGATTTGTATGAAGAATCATGTAAGAGTGTGTGATGTCTTTTAGAACAATCTTTGCAGTGAAAAGTAACTTTACACTTCGAGGTATCACGATTAGCTCTCAAgcagttaaagcaaaatttattctTCTTCGCTATCCACCGTTCTTGagtgcttaaatttttaaattcagaacaCTTGAACAATGCATGATCTAAATTACACAGTACACAATTTCTACGATTTACGTTTGTTACGGAATTGTAGCAAACTGACTTCTTGGATTTCAAAAGTTCCTCTTTTGGATATCTTTCTTTGCAGGTTTTCATGCTGCTGGcattcttttctaaaaattcaataaatgtcTTATACGATGGAATTTCTTCATCTTCTAATGTGAGCTCCCACTGTTTTCAGATATTATCATCTAAGcgttttttgagaaattgaataATGATCAATTCTGAAAGTTTGTCTAACTCAAATCCCAACGTGTTTAGATTACGGATTGCTTCACTGTAGGAATCCAAAATATCCCGAATGGATTTAGAGGTCATCAGTTTGACTGGtttaatgctaaatattttcgAACGTAAAGCATATGATAACACTCTTTTGTTGTCATAACCACTAATAAACGTTACCCAAGCTtgagaataattattttctgtGATAGGAAAGCCCTTTATTAGTCGAGCAGCTTCTTCTGTAACTGATATTATATTATTTTAGGAACTTcaattgggttgctgcgaaaaaccgtatcttcatacagcatttaactgtaaaacagcaatAAATTCTCTTTGCCATCCATCAAGCTCAAGGTTGCCGAAAGCATATCCCTCTAGGAGGAACTTCatcaggaaatattattacaagttaggAGAGTTCTTTGTAATCTTCAAGGGAAAGATCTTTCTCCATTCCGCTTTTTACCAACAATAATATGTCACCAACTTCGTCTTCTAGAATTTAAGTGgcatgtgtacttgattgaaatgttgttgttgttgtcgtgggccagctaggctggcaatttggggtgcgctgcttcacttttccaactgtaccgtaatttggtgtgaagtccgacttctacagtacacacctgccataagaacccgtttatagggtaggcaaccattcacagcataacaacacattcaaacaaaggaaggacaaggacaggagagagaaagtacgtccatacCCGAGTCGAGATTCGAACCCGGATCTTCCTGGATTGAAATGtaataagttctgaatgatggaggtctttcctcaaaattttgaagcgcttaaatagtggaatatcgggtctagaactaagaaaggcaagaacttctttaaagacacactgtgcagtacgatttcaagtgtaTGATAACGGTAATCCAAATGTAATGTATCATCGGTTCAGTTTtcgctctaaaaaattgcatgcacaactTACACTGCCGGTATTGCAaaccgttgtatcaaacactactgCTTGAATAGTTAGCAATAaaaagcaatcatctaagatatcaaaaaaaaaaaaaaaactgaagaaatatctaaggaattccaaatagctgttcaacattgggacctgaagctatcactgTCAGCctatcggcgttctttttccagttacatctggatgtagcttcagtgaataactacaaaatctaaattaaattcgtgaaatttgattttagttctcaattattttcttttgccCTCTTAAGGGATGTATGATTAATCACacggtcatttggatttaaatttactgcagctaaataggctgttaataaatgaacagcatctttatcccaagtatggcatttgtctaacagtgatgaaaggggAGCAGCTATTAATAGTTGTTAAGCTTCCTAGcaaccctatttgccacacctattacatacacaggaccTTTTGTAAACTCCGCCCCAAAGCCTAGAGGAGGCAATCtattgttgtcaaagatcattaaTTAATGGCTTAGGcgattcattaatggcctatggAATCCTTTGTGTaaatcttggtggaaagaaatgttcccctgccgcttggtttggaACGGGAGTAGAAGAGCAGTATgcctgacccaaggc contains:
- the LOC129226851 gene encoding uncharacterized protein LOC129226851; protein product: MYDQYKNFMREYLSLNHMELVSTEEIIVEDRKCFYMPHHGVIREQSSTTKLRVVFDASVKSSTNISLNDVLHAGPKLQTDLYYILLNFRIHSLALEADIEKMFRQILVSHLDSDFQRIIWRENPDQKIEDNRLKTVTYGTACAPYLAIRTIKKLAEDEEMNFPKASKVIDKDFYLDDLLTRANSI